From Halapricum desulfuricans, a single genomic window includes:
- a CDS encoding DNA-directed RNA polymerase subunit N codes for MMVPVRCFTCGNVIGGEWEEFKERAREGDEDPEKVLDELGVERHCCRRMLVSHEDLVDIVAPYQ; via the coding sequence ATGATGGTACCGGTCAGGTGTTTCACCTGTGGAAACGTCATCGGCGGCGAATGGGAGGAGTTCAAAGAGCGGGCCCGTGAGGGCGACGAAGACCCCGAGAAGGTGCTCGACGAGCTGGGCGTCGAACGACACTGCTGTCGGCGGATGCTCGTCTCACACGAGGATCTCGTCGACATCGTCGCACCGTATCAATGA
- the eno gene encoding phosphopyruvate hydratase, protein MTLITDIRLRRVLDSRGNATVEADVTTESGGFGRAAAPSGASTGEHEAIELPAHEAIANAREHAVPRLVGEVFAGDQREVDAALHAADGTDDFSEIGANSAVAISMAAAKAGADVLGAPLYQHLGGTFRGDQFPTPLGNVVGGGEHAEEATNIQEFLSAPVGAPSVTEAVFANAQVHARIGELLEEKGVPANKGDEGAWAPPIGDDEAFEIVDQATTEVSDDLGFEISFGLDMAAAEMYEDGEYVYEGEANRSTAEQIDYVAEMVDEYDMAYVEDPLDENDFEAFAELTDRVGDRTLICGDDLYVTNVERLQDGIDKGSSNSILIKPNQIGTLSDAVDAIELGAANGIQSVVSHRSGETEDTTIAHLAVGAAAPYIKTGTVAGERTAKLNELIRIEEQA, encoded by the coding sequence ATGACACTCATTACCGACATTCGACTACGACGCGTACTGGATTCGCGAGGGAACGCCACCGTCGAGGCCGACGTCACCACCGAGAGTGGTGGCTTCGGCCGTGCGGCCGCTCCGAGCGGCGCGAGTACTGGTGAACACGAGGCGATCGAACTCCCGGCTCACGAGGCGATCGCCAACGCCCGCGAACACGCCGTCCCGCGGCTTGTCGGCGAGGTCTTCGCCGGCGATCAGCGCGAGGTCGACGCCGCGCTACACGCCGCCGACGGGACGGACGATTTCTCGGAGATCGGCGCCAACAGCGCGGTCGCGATCAGTATGGCCGCCGCCAAGGCCGGTGCCGACGTGCTCGGCGCACCGCTGTACCAGCACCTGGGCGGGACCTTCCGGGGCGATCAGTTCCCGACCCCGCTGGGCAACGTCGTCGGCGGCGGCGAGCACGCCGAGGAAGCCACCAACATTCAGGAGTTCCTCTCGGCTCCGGTGGGCGCACCGAGCGTGACCGAAGCGGTCTTCGCGAACGCGCAGGTCCACGCCCGTATCGGCGAACTCCTCGAAGAGAAGGGCGTCCCCGCCAACAAGGGCGACGAGGGTGCCTGGGCGCCGCCGATCGGCGACGACGAGGCCTTCGAAATCGTCGACCAGGCCACCACCGAAGTCAGTGACGACCTCGGCTTCGAGATTAGCTTCGGCCTGGACATGGCCGCCGCCGAGATGTACGAGGACGGCGAGTACGTCTACGAGGGTGAGGCCAACCGCTCGACGGCCGAACAGATCGACTACGTCGCCGAAATGGTCGATGAATACGACATGGCCTACGTCGAGGATCCGCTGGACGAAAACGACTTCGAGGCCTTCGCCGAGTTGACCGACCGCGTCGGCGACCGGACGCTCATCTGTGGCGACGATCTGTACGTCACCAACGTTGAGCGCCTCCAGGACGGCATCGACAAGGGCTCCTCGAACTCCATTCTCATCAAGCCCAACCAGATCGGCACCCTCTCCGACGCCGTCGACGCCATCGAACTCGGGGCCGCAAACGGCATCCAGTCGGTCGTTTCCCACCGTTCGGGTGAGACTGAGGACACGACAATCGCCCACCTCGCCGTGGGTGCAGCCGCCCCCTACATCAAGACCGGCACCGTCGCCGGCGAACGCACCGCCAAACTGAACGAACTCATCCGCATCGAAGAACAAGCATGA
- a CDS encoding DNA-directed RNA polymerase subunit K — translation MSTQRYNRYEKARIIGARALQIAHGAPVLIETDQTQPILIAAEEYDAGVLPFTVNRGQHT, via the coding sequence ATGAGCACACAGCGATACAACCGCTACGAGAAGGCTCGCATCATCGGTGCGCGAGCGCTGCAGATCGCACACGGTGCGCCGGTGCTGATCGAGACCGATCAGACCCAGCCGATCCTCATCGCAGCCGAGGAGTACGACGCTGGCGTCCTTCCCTTCACCGTCAACCGAGGACAACACACATGA